From the Manis javanica isolate MJ-LG chromosome 13, MJ_LKY, whole genome shotgun sequence genome, one window contains:
- the CALR gene encoding calreticulin gives MLLPVPLLLGLLGLAAAEPAVYFKEQFPDGDGWVHRWIESKHKSDFGKFVLSSGKFYGDQEKDKGLQTSQDARFYALSARFEPFSNKGQTLVVQFTVKHEQNIDCGGGYVKLFPDGLDQTDMHGDSEYNIMFGPDICGPGTKKVHVIFNYKGKNVLINKDIRCKDDEFTHLYTLIVRPDNTYEVKIDNSQVESGSLEDDWDFLPPKKIKDPDAAKPEDWDERAKIDDPTDSKPEDWDKPEHIPDPDAKKPEDWDEEMDGEWEPPVIQNPEYKGEWKPRQIDNPDYKGTWIHPEIDNPEYSPDSNIYAYENFAVLGLDLWQVKSGTIFDNFLITNDEAYAEEFGNETWGVTKAAEKQMKDKQDEEQRLKEEEEDKKRKQEEEADKEDEEDKDEDEEDEEDKDEDEEEDAAGQAKDEL, from the exons ATGCTGCTACCCGTACCGCTGCTGCTTGGCCTCCTCGGCCTGGCCGCCGCCGAACCCGCCGTCTACTTTAAGGAACAGTTTCCGGACGGAG ACGGGTGGGTCCACCGCTGGATCGAATCCAAACACAAGTCGGATTTTGGCAAATTTGTCCTCAGTTCCGGCAAGTTCTACGGTGATCAGGAGAAAGATAAAG GACTGCAAACGAGCCAGGATGCCCGCTTTTACGCTCTTTCGGCCAGATTCGAGCCCTTCAGCAACAAGGGCCAGACGCTGGTGGTGCAATTCACGGTGAAACACGAGCAAAACATAGATTGTGGCGGCGGTTATGTGAAGCTGTTTCCAGATGGTTTGGACCAGACAGACATGCACGGAGACTCCGAATACAACATCATGTTTG GCCCCGACATCTGTGGTCCTGGCACCAAGAAGGTTCATGTCATCTTCAACTATAAGGGCAAGAACGTACTGATCAACAAGGACATCCGATGCAAG GATGATGAATTCACCCACCTGTACACGCTCATCGTGCGGCCAGATAACACCTATGAAGTGAAGATTGACAATAGCCAGGTGGAGTCAGGTTCCTTGGAGGACGATTGGGACTTCCTGCCACCCAAGAAGATAAAGGATCCTGATGCTGCAAAGCCTGAGGATTGGGATGAGCGGGCCAAGATTGATGACCCCACAGACTCCAAGCCTGAG GACTGGGACAAGCCTGAGCACATCCCTGACCCTGACGCTAAGAAGCCTGAGGACTGGGACGAGGAGATGGACGGAGAGTGGGAACCACCAGTGATTCAGAACCCTGAGTACAAG GGCGAGTGGAAGCCCCGGCAGATCGACAACCCAGATTACAAGGGCACTTGGATCCACCCGGAAATCGACAACCCTGAGTACTCCCCCGATAGCAACATCTATGCCTATGAAAACTTTGCTGTGCTGGGCTTAGATCTCTGGCAG gtcaagTCTGGCACTATCTTCGACAACTTCCTCATCACTAACGATGAGGCGTACGCGGAGGAGTTTGGCAATGAGACATGGGGTGTCACAAAG GCAGCAGAAAAGCAAATGAAGGACAAGCAGGATGAGGAGCAGAGGctaaaggaggaggaagaggacaagAAGCGCAAGCAAGAGGAGGAGGCTGACAAGGAGGATGAGGAGGACAAGGATGAGGACGAGGAGGATGAGGAGGACAAGGATGAGGACGAGGAAGAAGATGCCGCTGGGCAGGCCAAGGACGAGCTGTAG
- the RAD23A gene encoding UV excision repair protein RAD23 homolog A isoform X2 encodes MAVTITLKTLQQQTFKIRMEPDETVKVLKEKIEAEKGRDAFPVAGQKLIYAGKILSDDVPIRDYRIDEKNFVVVMVTKAKTSPGTSVPPEASPTATPESSTSFPTAPASGMSHPPPTAREDKSPSEESVPTTSPESLSGSVPSSGSSGREEDAASTLVTGSEYETMLTEIMSMGYERERVVAALRASYNNPHRAVEYLLTGIPGSPEPEHGSVQESQVTEQPAPEAGENPLEFLRDQPQFQNMRQVIQQNPALLPALLQQLGQENPQLLQQISRHQEQFIQMLNEPPGELADISDVEGEVGAIGEEAPQMNYIQVTPQEKEAIERLKALGFPESLVIQAYFACEKNENLAANFLLSQNFDDE; translated from the exons ATGGCTGTCACTATCACACTCAAAACGCTGCAGCAGCAGACCTTCAAGATTCGCATGGAGCCTGACGAAACG GTGAAGGTGCTAAAGGAAAAGATAGAAGCTGAGAAGGGTCGTGATGCCTTCCCCGTGGCTGGACAGAAACTCATTTATGCTGGCAAAATCTTGAGTGATGATGTTCCCATCAGGGACTATCGAATCGATGAGAAGAACTTTGTGGTCGTCATGGTGACCAAG GCCAAAACTAGCCCAGGCACCTCGGTTCCCCCAGAGGCCTCACCCACTGCTACCCCGGAGTCCTCCACATCCTTCCCTACGGCCCCTGCCTCAGGCATGTCCCATCCCCCACCTACCGCCAGAGAGGACAAGAGCCCATCGGAGGAATCAGTCCCCACGACATCCCCGGAGTCTTTGTCAGG CTCTGTTCCCTCTTCAGGTAGCAGCGGGCGAGAGGAAGACGCGGCCTCCACTCTAG TGACTGGCTCTGAGTATGAGACGATGCTGACCGAGATCATGTCCATGGGCTATGAGCGGGAACGGGTCGTGGCTGCCCTGAGAGCCAGCTACAACAACCCCCACCGAGCTGTGGAGTATCTACTTACG GGAATACCTGGGAGCCCTGAGCCAGAGCACGGTTCTGTCCAGGAGAGCCAGGTAACCGAGCAGCCAGCCCCGGAAGCAG GAGAGAATCCCCTGGAGTTCCTGCGGGACCAGCCCCAGTTCCAGAACATGCGGCAGGTGATTCAGCAGAATCCGGcactgctgcctgccctgctccagCAGCTGGGCCAAGAGAACCCTCAGCTTTTGCAG CAAATCAGCAGACACCAGGAACAGTTCATCCAGATGCTAAACGAGCCCCCTGGGGAGCTGGCAGACATCTCGGATGTGGAGGGTGAGGTGGGCGCCATAGGCGAGGAGGCCCCACAGATGAACTACATCCAGGTGACACCACAGGAGAAAGAGGCTATAGAGAGG TTGAAGGCCCTGGGCTTCCCAGAGAGCCTGGTCATCCAGGCCTACTTCGCATGTGAAAAAAACGAGAACTTGGCTGCCAACTTCCTCCTGAGTCAGAACTTTGATGACGAGTGA
- the RAD23A gene encoding UV excision repair protein RAD23 homolog A isoform X1 translates to MAVTITLKTLQQQTFKIRMEPDETVKVLKEKIEAEKGRDAFPVAGQKLIYAGKILSDDVPIRDYRIDEKNFVVVMVTKAKTSPGTSVPPEASPTATPESSTSFPTAPASGMSHPPPTAREDKSPSEESVPTTSPESLSGSVPSSGSSGREEDAASTLVTGSEYETMLTEIMSMGYERERVVAALRASYNNPHRAVEYLLTGIPGSPEPEHGSVQESQVTEQPAPEAAGENPLEFLRDQPQFQNMRQVIQQNPALLPALLQQLGQENPQLLQQISRHQEQFIQMLNEPPGELADISDVEGEVGAIGEEAPQMNYIQVTPQEKEAIERLKALGFPESLVIQAYFACEKNENLAANFLLSQNFDDE, encoded by the exons ATGGCTGTCACTATCACACTCAAAACGCTGCAGCAGCAGACCTTCAAGATTCGCATGGAGCCTGACGAAACG GTGAAGGTGCTAAAGGAAAAGATAGAAGCTGAGAAGGGTCGTGATGCCTTCCCCGTGGCTGGACAGAAACTCATTTATGCTGGCAAAATCTTGAGTGATGATGTTCCCATCAGGGACTATCGAATCGATGAGAAGAACTTTGTGGTCGTCATGGTGACCAAG GCCAAAACTAGCCCAGGCACCTCGGTTCCCCCAGAGGCCTCACCCACTGCTACCCCGGAGTCCTCCACATCCTTCCCTACGGCCCCTGCCTCAGGCATGTCCCATCCCCCACCTACCGCCAGAGAGGACAAGAGCCCATCGGAGGAATCAGTCCCCACGACATCCCCGGAGTCTTTGTCAGG CTCTGTTCCCTCTTCAGGTAGCAGCGGGCGAGAGGAAGACGCGGCCTCCACTCTAG TGACTGGCTCTGAGTATGAGACGATGCTGACCGAGATCATGTCCATGGGCTATGAGCGGGAACGGGTCGTGGCTGCCCTGAGAGCCAGCTACAACAACCCCCACCGAGCTGTGGAGTATCTACTTACG GGAATACCTGGGAGCCCTGAGCCAGAGCACGGTTCTGTCCAGGAGAGCCAGGTAACCGAGCAGCCAGCCCCGGAAGCAG CAGGAGAGAATCCCCTGGAGTTCCTGCGGGACCAGCCCCAGTTCCAGAACATGCGGCAGGTGATTCAGCAGAATCCGGcactgctgcctgccctgctccagCAGCTGGGCCAAGAGAACCCTCAGCTTTTGCAG CAAATCAGCAGACACCAGGAACAGTTCATCCAGATGCTAAACGAGCCCCCTGGGGAGCTGGCAGACATCTCGGATGTGGAGGGTGAGGTGGGCGCCATAGGCGAGGAGGCCCCACAGATGAACTACATCCAGGTGACACCACAGGAGAAAGAGGCTATAGAGAGG TTGAAGGCCCTGGGCTTCCCAGAGAGCCTGGTCATCCAGGCCTACTTCGCATGTGAAAAAAACGAGAACTTGGCTGCCAACTTCCTCCTGAGTCAGAACTTTGATGACGAGTGA
- the RAD23A gene encoding UV excision repair protein RAD23 homolog A isoform X3: MAVTITLKTLQQQTFKIRMEPDETVKVLKEKIEAEKGRDAFPVAGQKLIYAGKILSDDVPIRDYRIDEKNFVVVMVTKAKTSPGTSVPPEASPTATPESSTSFPTAPASGMSHPPPTAREDKSPSEESVPTTSPESLSGSVPSSGSSGREEDAASTLVTGSEYETMLTEIMSMGYERERVVAALRASYNNPHRAVEYLLTGIPGSPEPEHGSVQESQVTEQPAPEAAGENPLEFLRDQPQFQNMRQVIQQNPALLPALLQQLGQENPQLLQQISRHQEQFIQMLNEPPGELADISDVEGEVGAIVEGPGLPREPGHPGLLRM; encoded by the exons ATGGCTGTCACTATCACACTCAAAACGCTGCAGCAGCAGACCTTCAAGATTCGCATGGAGCCTGACGAAACG GTGAAGGTGCTAAAGGAAAAGATAGAAGCTGAGAAGGGTCGTGATGCCTTCCCCGTGGCTGGACAGAAACTCATTTATGCTGGCAAAATCTTGAGTGATGATGTTCCCATCAGGGACTATCGAATCGATGAGAAGAACTTTGTGGTCGTCATGGTGACCAAG GCCAAAACTAGCCCAGGCACCTCGGTTCCCCCAGAGGCCTCACCCACTGCTACCCCGGAGTCCTCCACATCCTTCCCTACGGCCCCTGCCTCAGGCATGTCCCATCCCCCACCTACCGCCAGAGAGGACAAGAGCCCATCGGAGGAATCAGTCCCCACGACATCCCCGGAGTCTTTGTCAGG CTCTGTTCCCTCTTCAGGTAGCAGCGGGCGAGAGGAAGACGCGGCCTCCACTCTAG TGACTGGCTCTGAGTATGAGACGATGCTGACCGAGATCATGTCCATGGGCTATGAGCGGGAACGGGTCGTGGCTGCCCTGAGAGCCAGCTACAACAACCCCCACCGAGCTGTGGAGTATCTACTTACG GGAATACCTGGGAGCCCTGAGCCAGAGCACGGTTCTGTCCAGGAGAGCCAGGTAACCGAGCAGCCAGCCCCGGAAGCAG CAGGAGAGAATCCCCTGGAGTTCCTGCGGGACCAGCCCCAGTTCCAGAACATGCGGCAGGTGATTCAGCAGAATCCGGcactgctgcctgccctgctccagCAGCTGGGCCAAGAGAACCCTCAGCTTTTGCAG CAAATCAGCAGACACCAGGAACAGTTCATCCAGATGCTAAACGAGCCCCCTGGGGAGCTGGCAGACATCTCGGATGTGGAGGGTGAGGTGGGCGCCATAG TTGAAGGCCCTGGGCTTCCCAGAGAGCCTGGTCATCCAGGCCTACTTCGCATGTGA
- the GADD45GIP1 gene encoding large ribosomal subunit protein mL64 yields the protein MAAPARQVSNLLGLAATLSPGSRGYRAPPPPRRSPGPWWPDPQDPLTPRWQLGPRYAAKQFARHGAASGVAAGSLWPSREQLRELEAEEREWYPNLEAMQESLRVQQLAEEQKRQAREQLIAERMALMPQMIESWRQRQQQRREQEQADKQRRARLQAEAQERLGYHVDPRSTRFQELLQDLEKQERKRLKEDKQRQKKEARAAAMAAAAVQDPAASVAPSS from the exons ATGGCGGCGCCCGCGCGGCAAGTGAGTAACCTCCTCGGGCTGGCGGCGACCCTGAGCCCCGGGTCCCGTGGCTACCGGGCGCCGCCGCCCCCTCGCCGCTCGCCGGGGCCCTGGTGGCCGGACCCGCAAGACCCACTGACCCCGCGCTGGCAGCTGGGGCCGCGCTATGCGGCCAAGCAGTTCGCGCGGCACGGAGCCGCCTCCGGGGTGGCTGCCGGTTCGCTGTGGCCATCGCGGGAACAGCTGCGAGAGCTAGAGGCAGAGGAGCGCGAGTGGTACCCGAACTTGGAGGCCATGCAGGAGTCTCTGAGGGTGCAGCAGCTGGCGGAGGAGCAGAAGCGTCAGGCCAG GGAGCAGCTCATTGCAGAGCGCATGGCCCTGATGCCCCAGATGATTGAGAGCTGGCGGCAGCGACAGCAGCAGCGCAGGGAGCAGGAGCAGGCGGACAAGCAGCGGCGGGCCCGGCTGCAGGCTGAGGCCCAGGAGCGCCTGGGCTACCATGTGGACCCGAGAAGCACCCGCTTCCAGGAGTTACTGCAAGACCTGGAGAAGCAGGAGCGCAAGCGCCTCAAGGAGGATAAACAAAGACAGAAGAAGGAGGCGCGAGCTGCTGCAATGGCTGCCGCTGCTGTCCAAGACCCAGCAGCCTCTGTGGCACCCAGCTCCTGA